From Ostrinia nubilalis chromosome 9, ilOstNubi1.1, whole genome shotgun sequence, one genomic window encodes:
- the LOC135074512 gene encoding putative inorganic phosphate cotransporter gives MLTGWRLTLSKFFIIPQRYVMAVMSLLAVANAYTMRVCLNLAITQMVKKGNSESGHYDPYACPDASIVSNTTKHIVWRDETVLFQWSEATQGLILGSFYYGYVLTHIPGGMLAERFGGKWVLGLGLLCTAVCTIITPVTVKLGGAPALFILRVIEGLGEGPTMPGLMAMLSRWAPKVERARFGAIVFGGAQIGNIAGSYFSGLIMHNGSWESVFYMFGGLGIMWFILWCVLCYSTPNTHPFISDAERKYLNENVDSLMGTKKQMDPIPWKALLRSVPLWALIIAGIGHDWGYFTMVTDLPKYMTDVLKFNIKSTGILSALPYVAMWIASFFFGLLCDFCVKRGYHSIKNARKIYTTIAATGPGICIIMASYSGCDTTMAVFWFVFAMVLMGAYYSGMKINPLDISPNYCGTTTAMVNGIAAISGIISPYLIGLLTPDSTLKQWRIAFWVCLGVLVVTNIIYIIFAKGEQEWWDDVKKNGYPTNWQHGPLKMNPKDSENQTTEESEQKKDNN, from the exons TTTTCATAATACCCCAGCGGTATGTCATGGCAGTGATGTCCCTGTTGGCCGTGGCCAACGCGTACACCATGAGAGTGTGCCTTAATTTGGCCATCACCCAGATGGTCAAAAAAGGCAACTCGGAGTCGGGACATTATGACCCTTATGCCTGCCCTGACGCGAGTATAGTGAGCAACACTACGAAACATATTGTTTGGAGGGATGAA acTGTTCTTTTCCAATGGAGTGAAGCAACTCAAGGTCTGATCCTGGGTTCATTTTATTATGGCTACGTCCTCACTCACATCCCTGGAGGCATGTTGGCCGAGAGGTTCGGAGGGAAGTGGGTCCTCGGGCTGGGCCTCCTCTGCACTGCCGTTTGTACCATCATTACTCCAGTCACGGTCAAACTGGGAGGAGCCCCTGCTTTGTTCATATTGAGAGTCATCGAGGGATTGGGAGAG GGTCCAACGATGCCAGGTCTAATGGCCATGCTTTCCCGCTGGGCGCCTAAAGTGGAACGGGCCAGATTCGGAGCCATCGTTTTCGGAGGGGCCCAAATAGGAAACATCGCTGGCTCGTACTTCTCTGGACTGATCATGCACAATGGGAGCTGGGAGAGCGTGTTTTATATGTTTGGAGGACTGGGAATCATGTGGTTCATACTTTGG tGCGTCCTTTGCTACAGTACGCCCAACACCCACCCATTCATCTCTGACGCCGAGAGAAAATATTTGAACGAAAACGTGGACTCGTTGATGGGAACCAAGAAACAGATGGACCCCATCCCATGGAAGGCCTTACTTCGGTCTGTGCCTCTTTGGGCACTGATAATTGCTGGT ATTGGCCACGATTGGGGATACTTCACCATGGTGACGGATCTCCCCAAGTACATGACAGACGTTCTCAAGTTCAACATCAAGTCTACGGGAATACTGTCAGCCCTCCCATACGTTGCCATGTGGATCGCATCTTTCTTCTTCGGTCTCCTCTGCGACTTCTGTGTCAAGAGAGGATACCACAGTATCAAGAATGCCAGGAAAATCTACACAACAATCG CGGCCACTGGTCCTGGTATCTGCATCATTATGGCTTCCTACTCCGGCTGTGACACCACCATGGCGGTCTTCTGGTTCGTCTTCGCCATGGTGCTCATGGGGGCGTACTACAGTGGTATGAAGATCAACCCCCTAGACATCAGTCCCAACTACTGCGGGACAACCACTGCTATGGTCAACGGGATCGCTGCCATCTCTGGGATTATATCGCCTTACCTCATTGGACTGTTGACGCCTGAT TCAACTCTCAAGCAATGGCGGATTGCGTTCTGGGTGTGCCTTGGAGTGCTGGTTGTTACAAACATCATCTACATCATCTTCGCCAAGGGTGAGCAGGAGTGGTGGGATGACGTCAAGAAAAATGGCTACCCCACCAACTGGCAACACGGACCTTTAAAGATGAACCCAAAAGACTCAGAAAACCAAACAACAGAAGAAAGTGAACAAAAGAAAGACAATAATTAA
- the LOC135074954 gene encoding putative inorganic phosphate cotransporter, translating into MALKGWRRVLNRVIYIPQRYVLGIMGLLALANSFTMRVCLSMTITQMVLHTESSEHIVGETCPDPEVDVITSVTNETIVVSTPRERYDWDEATQGLLLSAFYYGYVITHLPGGLLAEKFGGKWTIGFGLLSTSIGMVLTPWAVSVGGAVGLFIIRVIEGFGEGPVTPSFVLLLARWIPPAERSTFGAMIFGGAQIGNVIGPYISGLILANTGDWAYVFYFFGFLGILWFIFWVLLCYSTPNEHPFISDEERDFLNKNVTASGLHKKLDPVPFKAILRSTPLWVLVLAAVGHDWGYFTMITDLPKYFSDVLKFNIKQTGLMSALPYVAMYIFSFIFAFTCDYCIKKRWHNITTGRKIYTTLSSSIPALFTILASYSGCDRTAAVGLFIACMAFYGGFYSSIKINAMDIAPNYAGTCSAFSNGIAAIAGIIMPYLVGLLTPDQTIGQWRIAFWTVFAVLIGTNILYVIWGSGEQQWWDDVDKLGYPPNWKHGPLKKRNPDVEKEKKVVHPKHDHSPVLS; encoded by the exons ATGGCTCTCAAGGGATGGAGACGCGTACTGAACAGGG tgatATACATACCCCAGCGTTATGTGCTGGGCATCATGGGGCTGTTGGCCCTGGCCAACTCCTTCACTATGAGGGTCTGTCTCTCCATGACCATCACGCAGATGGTCCTCCACACGGAGTCCTCGGAACACATCGTGGGGGAAACGTGTCCAGACCCTGAAGTCGATGTGATAACTAGTGTGACTAATGAGACTATTGTTGTTAGTACG CCCCGCGAACGCTACGACTGGGACGAAGCAACCCAAGGCTTGCTTCTCAGTGCGTTCTACTACGGCTACGTCATAACCCACTTACCTGGTGGACTGTTGGCAGAGAAGTTCGGAGGCAAATGGACTATTGGCTTCGGTCTGTTATCCACGTCCATTGGCATGGTGTTGACGCCATGGGCCGTTTCAGTGGGGGGCGCAGTGGGCCTGTTCATTATACGCGTCATTGAAGGTTTTGGAGAG GGTCCAGTTACCCCCTCCTTCGTACTATTACTGGCAAGATGGATCCCACCAGCAGAAAGATCGACGTTTGGTGCCATGATATTTGGCGGTGCCCAAATCGGGAACGTGATTGGCCCATACATCTCTGGTCTTATTCTGGCAAACACCGGAGATTGGGCTTATGTCTTCTACTTCTTTGGATTTTTGGGAATTTTGTGGTTTATTTTTTGG GTATTGCTCTGCTACAGTACACCTAACGAGCACCCATTCATATCGGATGAAGAGCGAGATTTCTTGAACAAGAACGTGACTGCGTCTGGTCTCCACAAGAAACTCGATCCAGTGCCTTTCAAAGCCATCTTGAGATCAACCCCGCTGTGGGTCTTAGTTTTGGCAGCC GTCGGCCATGACTGGGGCTACTTCACAATGATCACTGACCTTCCCAAGTACTTCTCCGACGTACTGAAGTTCAACATCAAGCAGACCGGCCTCATGTCGGCTCTACCATACGTGGCCATGTACATTTTCTCGTTTATTTTCGCATTCACGTGCGACTATTGTATAAAGAAGAGATGGCACAATATTACGACGGGAAGGAAGATTTACACCACCCTAT CATCTTCCATACCGGCACTGTTCACTATTCTGGCGTCATACTCCGGCTGCGACCGCACAGCAGCTGTTGGCCTCTTCATAGCCTGCATGGCCTTCTATGGCGGTTTCTATAGCAGTATCAAGATCAACGCCATGGACATCGCGCCGAACTACGCCGGCACATGTTCGGCGTTCTCCAACGGGATCGCAGCTATTGCTGGGATTATCATGCCTTATTTGGTTGGATTGTTGACTCCTGAC CAAACAATCGGACAATGGCGTATCGCATTCTGGACCGTATTCGCTGTACTCATAGGGACGAATATTCTGTACGTCATTTGGGGTTCCGGAGAACAGCAGTGGTGGGATGACGTCGACAAATTGGGATACCCACCAAACTGGAAGCATGGACCGTTGAAGAAAAGAAACCCTGACGTGGAGAAAGAGAAGAAAGTAGTTCACCCAAAGCACGACCACTCGCCAGTATTGAGTTAA